From the genome of Nicotiana tabacum cultivar K326 chromosome 17, ASM71507v2, whole genome shotgun sequence:
GAAGATCATATAATCTAAATTGTAtatcaaaaaaatatatgaagAGAACTTTCTTTACTCCCTGCGGGCAAATTATCAACTTGTAGTTCACCTCCTTAAGACATGGAATTGTGTTCCCACCAAATTCACTCCTTGGAACCTTGAACAGCTCCCTGTTTTTCTTGGTAATTCCATACTTGCCTTTTAAGTGGTATTATTCTAAccagtattattttttttaaaggaatctGGATGAAAATCAACCAATTACAAGTCTATATCTTATACCTCAAACATCCGGATGCGATTGGAATTAACACAACAAGTTCAGGACTAAATCCGAATTTGGGACCTAATTAGGAACCAAAAttgaagttttattataaatagtGAACTTGTTAAGTATTTTTTAGAACAAATGCTTCGTTCTTTCTTTCATAAACTCTGCCTACACTAAGTAGTCAAACATGAAAACAGATCCAAAGGCTCTCATCATATCCTTTTGCAAGTGCACTTTCATACATTGATTACTTTCTAAAATTTGGATAATATAAAGTATGGGATTTGCAGCTACGCTACAATCTAAGATCTTCCTTCGTGTATCCTTTCTCTTGCCTTCTTTGCCTGCACAGTCCAttccaaaattttcaattattaGAAATACAGAAAAAAGAAATGACGAAACTGTGAAAACActaaaaaaaggtaaaaagaatGAACCTGCTTTTCCCAATCTGTGAAACTTGTAACAATAGATAGAATgattgtttgtacagtagaaccAACCACTATTCCAATCCAAAGACCCTTTGCTTTCAAATGTAGTACGAACCCCAACACCACTGCTAAGGGGATTGCTACCAAATAAAATGCCCCTAGATTTATATATGCCCCAATATGCTGCCACCCGCTTCCTCTTGCTATACCTGTATTTGTGTTTAACAACAAAATCTTAGTCGAAGTGTAGTGCAAATTCTTTTCAGGAATATATCAGGGTTAATCTTACGCATAGTCACTGAATTTTACCCGCCACGTTAGAGCTTTGCTAGTAAATATGACACATCAAAAGATGGATGCTTGGAAACTAACCAGAGATGACTGCTTGTAAGCTATCTGTGATAATGGACAGACATAGAAAAGGAGTCATTTCAGCTATATAATCCACCACTTGCTTGTCATTGCTGAAGGCTTTCCCTAATACACGCCTGCTTCCGAATAGACTTGTGCTTAATACTACTGTCTCTATGACTGCAAGAAACATTACTAACTGAACTGCGAGTCGAGCCTTTTGAGGATTTCCAGCTCCcaattcatttgaaatacgaGTACTTTAAAATCGAATTAAGACAACAAGTAATGGAGTAAGAATTTGTATGAGTTTTAGCTACTGATGGATATATTTGATAGTTATTGAGTCAAACCTTGCAGCAGCTCCAAAGCCATATGGTATAGTGAAGTGTAATGTGGAAATTGTTAAGCTGCATGAGTGTGAACAAATGAGATATTAGAAGCATTTCTATTGAAAATTCTCTGGAATTCATGACCAATGTGAAATGGTTGTGGATTAGAGTATGGTACCATATTGACATCACTGATGTCTCAAGTGTTGGATTTGGTAAAAGGCCTGATAGCAGAGTAAGCACCTCAAGTGACCACCATTTTAGGCTACAATAAGGGTGTTGCCATATTGGAGGTTATGAGTCATTGAAATGAAAACACATAAATAAATGACTTCATCCAAATGATCATCAGGCATGAGGGATTCATTCAAGAAGACGAATATTTACCAAACCATCACAGCAGAAGGAACAGCCAAACGGAAGAATTGTCCGATACCAAGGAATGCATCCATGGAGAAAGGCGCTCGAGTCTTCTCACAGGAGCTTGAATATTTGACATAAAATGCAAGAAATAGCACATACAACCAACTGGATATGCTGAAGGCTATAGCAGCTCCTATGTTTCCTCGCTCCAACTTAAATATCAAAGCCCAGCTTATGGGCAAGTGGAAGCATAGAACACCAAAGGAAGATAACAGCATGGGAAGAATCAAACTCTGTGTCTGCATGTATCTAACTAGCGGTTTAGAAATTGCACCACCAAATAAAGCAGGGAGTACCCACATTGAATACTTCTGCGCTTCCACTGAGATTGAATGATCTTGTCCCATCAATATAAGCAATTTGTCCATGAAGAACCACAATACACATATTGGTATGCATACAAGAAACAGAGAAATTATAGCAGTGTAGGTATATGTGCTGAGTTTATGGTATTGTTGAGCTCCGTATGCTTGTCCACATAGTGTCTCCAAACCACCAACCAGCCCTGACTGTTTCATATTCACAAACCTCAGTCAATCAATATGGTTTCATGCATGAACGTGAAGTAAAAATAGATCTTGGTACTAACTCAATCCGAAAAACTAGCTTATGAGGTGAGGATTGTCCAAGACCACATAAAGAGTCAACAGTGTTTCTTCAACAAATGTTAGACTACAACACCTCCACGCCCAGGCCTACACATCTCGAATGTGGACGATATAATATGAGGGGCCAGACATTGTGTAGATTAAGAATAGGGATAGATATGGTTGTGATACCATGTTAATAAGATAGACTCAATGCAAAAGATAGCTAGAGGTGGATGGAGCTCATTTCattgggttcaattgaaccctatattatatatatgtgtgtgtgtgataatgtgaaatttactaaatatcATCGAAGActaaattttcaacctaaaatttcAAAAGTGTGATAGATTCAGTAGTAAGAATCGTGAAAGTTGAACCTTCCAGCTTCAAACTCTGGATTAATTTGGCACTGAAGCGCTTATGAGGTGAGTATTGGCCAAAATCATATAACGAGACAATAActgattctcttgacactcaacaAACATGAGTAAAGAACAGTAAGATGCAGAGAGAGGACTTACAAGTAGGCTGAAACCAGTGACATTAGTTAGAGAAGTGGCAATGGCAACGCTAGAGAGCGCTAACTGTCCAAGATGTCCCACCATAACAACTGATACAAATTGCAAGAGGTACTGAAGCACTGTAACTGCTACCATTGGAGCCATAATGCGACTCGTCTTCTTCAGTTCTTGGGATACAGCATCCCAGTTTATCTgccatttcttttctttcaagcTCTGTGGCAACTCCTCTGTCATGATAGTTCTACTTATTGCCACTTCCACAGGCGAAGACCCTTAAATATAATAGTATGCACAATTAGAAAGACGGCTTGGGTGGCAAAACGGGTGGGTCGGAGCGGATATGGGCGGGTCGAAAACATATGAtgcaaaaatggataaattagAGAAAATAAAACTGCACGACCGCTAAAAAATTTaatagcctaaaattttgtacTTTACCCAAAATGTCCAGTGGAACAAATTTAATATCAAATCATAGTCATCAGCATAATTATTACCGAACTAAAATCTCTCATATCTCCATATCCATACAACATCACATGCtcctaaaaatattattatttattatacacGTTTTTCAACCTAACTTTATCTCTTTTATCCCATTTCTTAAGAATACTTTTTTATCTTCTAGAATCCACTCACCCGTAGAAATTACTCACAtttctttttttgtctttttctcgttcattttctttctttgtatttctCACTTAAGATCtagatttctttctttttattttgcattttatatGGAAAAGCTTCTTTTGAGTAGATAGAAAAGTTgccaaaaattcaatttaaaTCTTAAAAGAATTTATTCGATTAATACTACGGTAATGATATTAGAGTGGCAGTAGAAGAGATGAAATTTTCTAGTCAAGCTCTGTGTATTTCTGTTGGTGTTTTATTGGTTGTTATTATAATTTTTGTGAGGATATGAGATTTTATGGTAGATCGACTGGTTTTGTTTTCATTCGGGCggttgctgctgctgcttcttcttcttgtcATAATGGTATTTTGTGAGTGAATATCTTTTACAATGAGTGTTGATGGTGGGTCTGGGTTTAATAAGGAAGCTGGACGGTACTTATATGTAATTttgtttgttatatatatatatatatatatatatatatatatatattgtagtttTGTATAAAAGTTATATATACATTATATTCTAGGTTTGGCAATGCACTTTGTGTATATTGAGTgtatttctaatgtgtttgtatATCCAAAGCGTATGTTGAATTTTTTATACATGATTATATAGTGTATATATACTAcacaatatgtatatatattgtgtatgtatactatataatatttatatatactatatacaaattatatacataatttatacaTGATTGATACATATTGTGcaattatatttttgtataaaaattgtatataaaccgttatatatgtatataagatgtatatttacagttaaacaatatataaaagttttatatataatattttctGAGTTTCACAATGTATTCTTAGTGTATTCCGAGCTGTTGTGTATTTTAagtgtataaaaaatatattgttCAACGATGTATAAAAAACGTATAGTACGTGTACAACCTGTACatcaccttcttcttctttttcttcttcttcttcttcttcttcttcttcttcttcttcttcttcttcttcttcttatatcaTGAGTATTTTTTCTTatgtaataatatatttttctaaattggatcattaaaaatttaaaattctttgtaaaagttaaaaagGGGATTATAATTTGTGTATAATAGGAAGAAGCTTGGTGGTTATGGAGAAGACAATTGGGTTTGATGGAATTTTGGGGCTGAAAGGATAGTTTTTTCGGGGATTTCACTAGATATGAAGGATTTTGGGTGTGATTTGGCgagattttaaaatttttaactaCTAACattaattttaaaagaatattAGGCTAGAGGTTTGGCTAGCCGCTATTATGGTTGCATTTAGGAGCCAAGAGTTTCTCGTTGGTTTCTAGGTTTCACTTGCTAGcccttataattatttttgggctaTAAATTGTATACCTTATTTTGTGGCTACCAGTTGACATTAGTTTTCACCGAGTGGCTACAAATGAATTTCTCTCGATAAATTATCCGAcgcccgacccatatttaatacgaataaaaaatgagttaaccggcggataatatggatatccatattattcatgacttcttgaatttgatcacttttgagagaattcctagtctcctaAACTTGAGGAACCTCCAATTTGTGGCTTTGCATATGTAAAAATTAAACCCATTATTTATTCATTGGCTATCCATTTTCTAAGTAGATAATAtgatttttatccatatttgacccgtttttaaaaagttcattatccaattCATTTTCTAATGAtaactatttttaaaacaaaattatttttgacACCACTAGCCGTGCGTATATGATATTGTTGTAGGACAGAGAAAGATGCTTGCTTGCTTAGCAGATATACATATTATAAATGTTTTCTCTTAGGTTATCTTTTTTGTCATTACTTATCGATTTGCTATACAATTTTAGCTGTACTAGCAACCCCATTTGTCTTTTCTTTGATTCCCAATTGACTACCATTATGACATGCAAGAAACCATTTTCAAAGGTCAAAAAATATACATGTTCCGT
Proteins encoded in this window:
- the LOC107794817 gene encoding protein DETOXIFICATION 12-like, with product MTEELPQSLKEKKWQINWDAVSQELKKTSRIMAPMVAVTVLQYLLQFVSVVMVGHLGQLALSSVAIATSLTNVTGFSLLSGLVGGLETLCGQAYGAQQYHKLSTYTYTAIISLFLVCIPICVLWFFMDKLLILMGQDHSISVEAQKYSMWVLPALFGGAISKPLVRYMQTQSLILPMLLSSFGVLCFHLPISWALIFKLERGNIGAAIAFSISSWLYVLFLAFYVKYSSSCEKTRAPFSMDAFLGIGQFFRLAVPSAVMVCLKWWSLEVLTLLSGLLPNPTLETSVMSICLTISTLHFTIPYGFGAAASTRISNELGAGNPQKARLAVQLVMFLAVIETVVLSTSLFGSRRVLGKAFSNDKQVVDYIAEMTPFLCLSIITDSLQAVISGIARGSGWQHIGAYINLGAFYLVAIPLAVVLGFVLHLKAKGLWIGIVVGSTVQTIILSIVTSFTDWEKQAKKARERIHEGRS